ACACGCGCTCCGGGGCCGAGCGAGTCCTCCACAATCTCCGGGAACGCTTCGACGCCTACAACGAGGAAAACTCCGGCTGTCACCACGGCAGCCTCTCGAAGGACGTCCGTCAGGACATCGAAGGGCGGCTGAAAGCCGGCGACCTCGACGTGGTCACCACCTCGACGAGCCTCGAGTTGGGCATCGACATGCCCCACATCGACCTGGTCGTTCAGGTCGGCTCGCCAAAGTCCGTCGCGTCCCTGCTCCAGCGGATCGGCCGTGCGGGCCACCGCGTCGGCCAGACTGTCACCGGGCGCGTGATCGCTCTCGACCGGGACGAGCTCCTCGAGTGTGCAGTCATGCTCACAAAGGCCACGGAGGGGTTCGTCGACTCGGTGTCGATCCCGGAGAACGCCCAGGATGTGGCCGCCCAGCACGTCTACGGGATGGCGATTGCCGAAATCCGGCCCGAAGCCGAACTGACGGAGACCCTCCGTCGAGCCTACCCCTATCGGAACTACAGCGAGAACGAGTACGAGTCGCTCATGCGGTATCTCACTGCCGAGTACTCTGGGTTAGAGGAGAAAAACGTCTACGCGAAGGTCTGGCGCGACGAGAACGACCCGCCCGACGGAGAGCACCACCACGAGACGTTCCCTGTCGGCGAACTGCTGATCGGGAAACGAGGTCGACTCGCGCGGGTCATCTACATGACCAACATTGGGACGATTCCGGACTCCTTTACGTGTGACGTCTCCACGCGTGCGGGCGACGAGTGGGTCGGCCAGTTGGACGAATCCTATCTCGACACCTTAGAGAAGGGCGACGTCTTTGTCCTCGGGGGCGATCACTTCGAGTACTGTTACCGGCGGGGCTCGAAGGTCTACGTCGACCGCACGAGCGCCCGGCCGACCGTCCCGTCGTGGTACTCCGAGCGGCTGCCGCTCTCGTACGACCTAGGCCGCGAGATCCTCGCGTTTCAGGGGGAACTCCTCGCACGCTACGAGGCCGGCGGGCCGCCGCGGGTCCGCGCGTGGCTCCGAGAGTTCCCGCTCGACGATAACAGCGTGCGGGCCATCGCCCGCCTGTTCGACCACCAGTGTCGGTACGCCGGCACGGAAAGCGTGAGCACGCCCGACCGCCTCGCCATCGAGGTCGTCCGGGATCGTGAGGAGTACGAACGTCACTATTACGTCCACTCGGCGTACGGCCGCAAGGTCAACGACGGCCTCTCGCGGCTGCTGGCCTACCGCTGTGCACAGGAAGCGACTGCGAACGTCCGCGTCGCCGTCGCGGACAACGGCTTCGTCCTCTCGATGCCGCTGAACCGGAAAGTCGACATCGACGGGATCATCGCCGACCTCGAGGCCGAGCAGGTACGCGATGACCTCCGGGCGTCGCTCTCCGAAACGGACCTGCTCCAGCGATACTTCCGGATCAACGCAACCCGCTCGCTGATGATTCTCAAACGCTACAAGGGCTACGAGAAGTCCGCGAGCGAACAGCAGGTCTCGAGCGAGATGCTGCTGGGCTTCGCGGATGATCTCGAGGAGTTCGCGGTGATCGAGGAGACCTACCGCGAAATTCTCGAGGACAAACTGAACGTCGACGAGATCGAGGACATCGTCGGCGCGATCGATGCCGGGGAGCTTACTGTCTCGCGGCAGCTACTCGATTCACCGACGCCGCGGGCTTTCGGCCTTGCGACGCTGTCGGCCAGCGACGTCGTCCTCGCGGAAGACGAGAGCGCGGCTCTCCAATCGTTCCACGAGCGCGTGCTCGACGAGATCGGCGATGAGTCGCTGGCAGGGTTGACAGCGACTTCGGAAGACGAATAGTGCATCGGATCGCGGCCGGCCACCCGATTCACTCGTTGCCCGATCATCGATCGGCCGTTACGGTCGCGTCATACTAGTTATAAATCTATCAGATGCGATGGTTAACATCGGTAGCCCTCTCCCAAACTGACTTTATGTTGGAAAGTGAAATAGCGGTGTGTGATCAATGGTGATTCGAGAAATATTCACGCGGACCATCCGTCATCGCACGTTCCGACAGCACATCGACGTGACCCGTCGAAAGACGGGTATCGGTGCGACCGAGGGAGCTAAATGAGCGACGACGAGACTTGGAGCGAGCAACAGTCGACGACGACGGTATCGGTCGACGGCCATGATCTCGAGGTCGCTTATCACGAGGACGGCCCTGAAGAAAGCGAAGAGCCGCCGGTCGTCTTCGTCCACGGCATTCCGACCTGGTCGTTCCTCTGGCGTGACATCGTCCCGGCGGTCGCCGACGACCGTCGGACGATCGCCCCTGATATGGTCGGCTACGGCAACTCCGCGATGAGTGACGATTTCAACCGCTCGATCCGCGTCCAGGAGGAGGCCCTCGAAGCCCTGCTCGACGACCTCGACATCGAGGAAATCGCGCTCGTCGCCCACGACATCGGCGGCGGCGTTGCGCTGCGCTTTGCCGCACATCACCCTGATGTGGTCGACCAACTCATCCTCTCAAACGCCGTCTGTTATGACTCTTGGCCGGTCGAGTTCGTCTCGAATTTGGGACTGCCATCGACAGCCAAATTGGCGCGCGAGGAACTCGAGGGACGGCTCGAGTCGGCGTTCGTTGAGGGTGCCTACGGCGAGGCCGACCCCGAGTTCGTCGCGGGCATGAAAGCGCCGTGGTTGACCGACGAGGGCCACGTCTCGCTCGTTCGTAACGCCGTCTCGACGAACACGAACCACACGACCGAGATCGACTACGGCGCGATCACTGCCGAGACGCTGCTGTTGTGGGGCGAAGACGACGTGATGCAGCCCTACGACTACGCCGAGCAACTGGCTACGGACATCTCGGACGCCGAACTCGCGCCGCTGTCGGAGGCCTATCACTGGGTTCCCGAGGACCGGTCGGAGGCGTATGCTGACCGCCTTTGTGAGTTCCTTGCCGGAGCGCAAGCGTAACATCATGTCGGATATGAGTATCACGATAGTATGAGCGACGAATCACCGGACTGGGAGTTCAAGGATCGCGACATCGCGATCCTCAGCGAGCTATCGAACGATCCGCAGTTGTCATCGCGGGAGCTCACGCAGGTCCTCGAGTCCGAGTACGGGATCGACGTCTCCCACGTCACCGTCAGCGAGTCGATTCGGCGGATGCGCGACGAGGGTGTCTTCCGCGAGGCGATCATTCCGAACGAGGAGTATTACATCTTCGCGCTATTCGAGTTCAAGTTCAATCCTGAACACTTCGCCGACAACTGGCGCGACGCGATGGAGCACGTCAAGGCGGACAAACACACCCTGTTTTTCTTCCTCTCGGACGGGGAGTATCAGTGGAAGACGGTGATGATGTTCCGCGACCGTCAAGAGATTTCCCAGTGGATCCACGATTGCTATCGGGACTACGGGGAAGTCATCTCGAACATTCGAAATTCGGCTGTCCACAACGTCCTCAAGTTCCAGACCGATCCGCGGATCTTCGAGGAACTCGGCGAAGAACACAACGAGCGGTGATTGCCCGCTAGGGTGTTTTATTCGACGAGGTAAGCATCTCACACGAGAGCGCGACCGCGTCGTCGGTCACGAGCCGCGTTTCGTAGCGGACGACGCCGTTCCCGACCGGATGGTCTTCCGGCTTCTTCTCGACCAGTTCGGACTCGGCGTGGACTGATGTCCCCATCGTCACGGGTTCTGTAACGCGCAACGCGTCGACGCCGTAGAACGCGACCACGTCCGGTCGCTCGTGGCGGTACTGCCAGAGCAGGCCAGAGATTACCGCGAACAGCAAGGCCCCATGTGCGATCGGCTCGCCGAAGTCGGTCGCTGCGGTGTGTTCCTCGCTCAGGTGCAGCGGGTTGAAATCGCTACTGACCCCGCGAAGTTCCGCACGTCGGCCTCGGTGATCGTCCGCGAGTGGGTGACCACTCCGTGGCCAACCTTGAGGTCGCCAAATCGGAGCGACATGATCACTTACCACCGAGTCCGTCGCGGAACAGTCGGTAGGTGGTGCGGCCGACGGCGGCTTCGCCGTCGGTACCCTTGACGGTCACGTTGGTAACGCCGGTCGAGCCGCCGGCCCGGAGCACTTCCGCTTCGGCGCGCAGGTCACCGGTTGCCGGCCGCAGGTACGAGACGTTGAGATCCGTCGTCGTCAGGTGGGCCTCGCTGGGGTCTTCAAACGTGCTCCGCAAGGCGAACGCGCTCGCGGTGTCGATCAGGGTCGCGACGATACCACCGTGGACCGGGTCCGGCCCGTCGGTACCGATGGGGTTCTCGAAGTCCTCGTTCCGTTCGATCTCGAGGACCGCTCGGCCGTCCTCGAGGTGTTTGACCTCAAGGTCGAGCCACGACAGGTAGCCGTGACGATGGACGAACGACTCCCATTCCGGCCAGCCCGACACGTCCGCCGGTCCACCGGTCATGTGTTACTCGCCCTCGAACTCGGGTTCGCGGTCCTCGGCGAACGCGGCGGTGCCTTCCAGCACGTCGTCGGTGCTCGAGAGGAGGCCAAAGCCCTGGCTCTCCATGGCGAGTGCGGCGTCCAGGCTGGCGTCCTGGCCCTCGTTCATGACCTTCTTGGCGACCTTGAGGCCGATCGGTGGACCACCGGCGAGGTCGTCGACGAACTCCGAAACGGTGTTGTCGAACTCGTCGCGCTCGACAGAGCGATTGATCAGGCCCCAGTCTTCGGCGCGGTCGGCGTCGATATGGTTGCCGCGGAAGACCAGTTCCTTCGCACGGGTCTCGCCGAGGATTCGAGTGAGTCGCTGGGTCCCGCCACCACCAGGGATCAGGCCGAGGCCGATTTCGGGCGCACCAAAGGAGGAGCGCTCGGTGGCGATCCGCAGGTCACAGGCCAGCGCAAGTTCGAGGCCGCCGCCGAGACAGAAGCCGTCGATCTTCGCGAGGACGGGTCGCGGGAAGTCGTTAACCGTCTCGAAGGCGGGCGTGACGTCCATCAGATCGGTCGGATCCGCGTCGCTGAACCCGGAGATATCCGCGCCGGCGCTGAACGCGCGGTCGCCGCTCCCTTCGATCGTTGCACACCGAACCTCGTCGGTATCGACCGAGTCGAACAGATCGTCGATCTCGCCGAGCAGGTCCGCCGAGAGCGCGTTCATCCGGGACGGCCGGTCGAGTTCGACCTGTAGGAGGCCATCCTCGAGGTCGTAGTTCAGGTCGTGGTAGGGACCGAGCTCGTCGTCGCCGTAGTCGTAGAAGCCAGCGCCGGCGTCCTCACCGGTCTCGCCCGCTTCGACGAGTTGCTCGAGGTACGGATGTGGCTCGAAGCGCTCGGAACCGGTCTCCTCACAGAGCGTCTCGAGTTTCTCGAGGACAGTATCGAGACCGATCTTATCGGCGCGTCGGCAGATACCCTCGGGGAAGCCCAGTCCGAGCTGGACGCCGGTGTCGACCTCCTCGGGTGTGGCGACGTCCTCGCCGACGAGGAAGGCCGCGCGGTTGATCATGCGGGCCTCGACGCGGAGCCAGTCGAAGTCGCTGGCGTCTTCGGGCTCGTAGTCAGCCCCATCGCCGTCCTCGTAGTCGTAGAAGCCCTTTCCGGTCTTCTGGCCGAGTTCTTCGGCCTCGACCTTCTCTTCCGTGATCGGCGGGATCGGACTGCCGCCCTCCTTGCGGACGTGGTAGCCGACATCGATGCCGGTGAGGTCGGCGAGTTCGAACGGCCCCATCGGGTAGTCGCGTTCGTGGGCCATCGTGGCGTCGGCCTCACGGATCGTCGCCTCGCCCTCCGAGACCATGAACGCGGGTTCGCCGCCGAACGGCCCGACGATGGTGTTGACGACGAAGCCGCGGACGTCCTTGCGGACGTAGATCGGCGTCTTGCCGATCGACTCGACCCACTCGTAGCCCGCTTCAGCCGCCTCGTCGCTGGTGTCCTCACCGTAGATGACCTCGACGAGGTCCATCTTGACCGGCGGGTTGAAGAAGTGCAGTCCCAGCACGCGCTCGGGCGTATCGACGGCCTCCGCGATGTCCGAGATCGGCAGGCTCGAGGTGTTTGTCGCCAGCAGCGTGTCGCCACTGGTGTACTCCTCGAGATCGCTGAAGATGTCGTGTTTCAGGTCCAGATCCTCAGGTGCGGCCTCGATGACGAGATCAGCGTCGGAAACGGCCGTCTCGAGATCCGTCGTCGTGTCGATCCGCGAGAGGACCTCGTCGGCCGACTCGTCGATCATCTCCTTTTCCTCGAGTTTCTGTAGACTCCATTCGATCGACTCGTAGCCGTCCTCGACGAACTCGTCTTTGATGTCACGCATCGTGACGTCGTAGCCGGCCATGGCCGTTACTTCAGTAATCCCGTGTCCCATGTTCCCCGCGCCGAGTACCGTAACGCGGTCAATGCTTTCGAGTGTCATGGTCGTGTTGTCTATCGGAGCCGTCTTAATACCACCGACCAAGATTAGCAATGTTAAGCCCGTTGTTCGGCGTTGTACAGCACGTACACCGATTCGAGTTTGAAATGAACGTCGGTAATAGTAACTCAATTTTCTCACTGCGAAAGCGACCGATCGCCGGTTCACCCGGTGTGTTCGTCTCATTTCGCGAACGCCTCGGTGTGCGAGTGCTCGAGTCGGTCTCGTCGCGGTTCTCGGCGACCAATACGGAG
This genomic stretch from Natrinema sp. SYSU A 869 harbors:
- a CDS encoding ATP-dependent helicase, translating into MDGNECLELPVGDDSLPFDPADATIEDGDVFELLEPAVQEWWLEEFGEFVPENDGFFTPPQRGAIPKIHDGTNTLVCAPTGSGKTMSSFLSIINSLYERARDSDDIDGQRPSAQETESPGGLENSVYCLYVSPLKSLANDIHRNLEVPLEGIEDIVAERDGEESTGEIRHAIRHGDTSSSDRQQMLEETPHILNTTPETLAILLNSPKFREKLRTVEYVIVDEIHSLAAGKRGTHLSVSLERLEAMAEGDITRIGCSATIEPLSQVAEFLVGRAEPGGDPRDYEIVDARFAREFDMELECPTDDLINTPREVVQDRFYRMLHDHIQDHTNTLVFTNTRSGAERVLHNLRERFDAYNEENSGCHHGSLSKDVRQDIEGRLKAGDLDVVTTSTSLELGIDMPHIDLVVQVGSPKSVASLLQRIGRAGHRVGQTVTGRVIALDRDELLECAVMLTKATEGFVDSVSIPENAQDVAAQHVYGMAIAEIRPEAELTETLRRAYPYRNYSENEYESLMRYLTAEYSGLEEKNVYAKVWRDENDPPDGEHHHETFPVGELLIGKRGRLARVIYMTNIGTIPDSFTCDVSTRAGDEWVGQLDESYLDTLEKGDVFVLGGDHFEYCYRRGSKVYVDRTSARPTVPSWYSERLPLSYDLGREILAFQGELLARYEAGGPPRVRAWLREFPLDDNSVRAIARLFDHQCRYAGTESVSTPDRLAIEVVRDREEYERHYYVHSAYGRKVNDGLSRLLAYRCAQEATANVRVAVADNGFVLSMPLNRKVDIDGIIADLEAEQVRDDLRASLSETDLLQRYFRINATRSLMILKRYKGYEKSASEQQVSSEMLLGFADDLEEFAVIEETYREILEDKLNVDEIEDIVGAIDAGELTVSRQLLDSPTPRAFGLATLSASDVVLAEDESAALQSFHERVLDEIGDESLAGLTATSEDE
- a CDS encoding alpha/beta hydrolase, whose protein sequence is MSDDETWSEQQSTTTVSVDGHDLEVAYHEDGPEESEEPPVVFVHGIPTWSFLWRDIVPAVADDRRTIAPDMVGYGNSAMSDDFNRSIRVQEEALEALLDDLDIEEIALVAHDIGGGVALRFAAHHPDVVDQLILSNAVCYDSWPVEFVSNLGLPSTAKLAREELEGRLESAFVEGAYGEADPEFVAGMKAPWLTDEGHVSLVRNAVSTNTNHTTEIDYGAITAETLLLWGEDDVMQPYDYAEQLATDISDAELAPLSEAYHWVPEDRSEAYADRLCEFLAGAQA
- a CDS encoding winged helix-turn-helix domain-containing protein, whose amino-acid sequence is MSDESPDWEFKDRDIAILSELSNDPQLSSRELTQVLESEYGIDVSHVTVSESIRRMRDEGVFREAIIPNEEYYIFALFEFKFNPEHFADNWRDAMEHVKADKHTLFFFLSDGEYQWKTVMMFRDRQEISQWIHDCYRDYGEVISNIRNSAVHNVLKFQTDPRIFEELGEEHNER
- a CDS encoding MaoC/PaaZ C-terminal domain-containing protein, which encodes MVSDHVAPIWRPQGWPRSGHPLADDHRGRRAELRGVSSDFNPLHLSEEHTAATDFGEPIAHGALLFAVISGLLWQYRHERPDVVAFYGVDALRVTEPVTMGTSVHAESELVEKKPEDHPVGNGVVRYETRLVTDDAVALSCEMLTSSNKTP
- a CDS encoding PaaI family thioesterase, with the translated sequence MTGGPADVSGWPEWESFVHRHGYLSWLDLEVKHLEDGRAVLEIERNEDFENPIGTDGPDPVHGGIVATLIDTASAFALRSTFEDPSEAHLTTTDLNVSYLRPATGDLRAEAEVLRAGGSTGVTNVTVKGTDGEAAVGRTTYRLFRDGLGGK
- a CDS encoding 3-hydroxyacyl-CoA dehydrogenase NAD-binding domain-containing protein, translated to MTLESIDRVTVLGAGNMGHGITEVTAMAGYDVTMRDIKDEFVEDGYESIEWSLQKLEEKEMIDESADEVLSRIDTTTDLETAVSDADLVIEAAPEDLDLKHDIFSDLEEYTSGDTLLATNTSSLPISDIAEAVDTPERVLGLHFFNPPVKMDLVEVIYGEDTSDEAAEAGYEWVESIGKTPIYVRKDVRGFVVNTIVGPFGGEPAFMVSEGEATIREADATMAHERDYPMGPFELADLTGIDVGYHVRKEGGSPIPPITEEKVEAEELGQKTGKGFYDYEDGDGADYEPEDASDFDWLRVEARMINRAAFLVGEDVATPEEVDTGVQLGLGFPEGICRRADKIGLDTVLEKLETLCEETGSERFEPHPYLEQLVEAGETGEDAGAGFYDYGDDELGPYHDLNYDLEDGLLQVELDRPSRMNALSADLLGEIDDLFDSVDTDEVRCATIEGSGDRAFSAGADISGFSDADPTDLMDVTPAFETVNDFPRPVLAKIDGFCLGGGLELALACDLRIATERSSFGAPEIGLGLIPGGGGTQRLTRILGETRAKELVFRGNHIDADRAEDWGLINRSVERDEFDNTVSEFVDDLAGGPPIGLKVAKKVMNEGQDASLDAALAMESQGFGLLSSTDDVLEGTAAFAEDREPEFEGE